One region of Leptospira fainei serovar Hurstbridge str. BUT 6 genomic DNA includes:
- a CDS encoding amidase has protein sequence MAKETQDFEAYDALGLSELIRRKKAHPKELVEFSAKKIEILNPKLNAVTQQTIEQARSLAASGKAPKGPFFGVPILLKDIIHEVKGERITSGSRAYRKYIAESDTEFVSRFRKAGFLFLGTTNVPEFALMGITEPKLHGPTRNPWDLERTPGGSSGGSAAAVASGMVSIATGSDGGGSIRIPAAYCGLFGLKPSRGRVPVYPLGRIWQGASVDHVLTKSVRDSAAILDLVCGITHAEAFSLEKPKSPFLSETRKAPGKLRIAYSFQSPIGTGVNADHSEAVLETAKLLKSLGHKVEESAPNIDGKKLAKAYVMMYFGEVAAEIQKLETILGRKARMGDVESTTWILGLLGRSIGAGEFVSAIRYWDQAAFRTEEFHREYDVYLTPATAEPPAKIGELAPKFYEEIAMQIIGRAGLGKLLLATGMVDQIVGKNLSRTPFTQLANLTGQPSMSVPLSRTRFGLPIGMMFTGARGREDILIRLASQLEKAKPWASIAKA, from the coding sequence ATGGCGAAAGAGACGCAAGATTTCGAAGCATACGATGCATTAGGGCTTTCCGAGTTGATCCGCCGAAAAAAAGCTCACCCGAAAGAATTAGTGGAATTTTCTGCTAAGAAAATCGAGATTCTGAATCCTAAATTAAATGCAGTCACCCAACAAACGATCGAGCAAGCAAGGAGCCTGGCCGCTTCCGGCAAGGCTCCCAAAGGCCCTTTTTTTGGCGTCCCTATCTTACTTAAGGACATCATACATGAAGTAAAGGGCGAACGAATCACTTCCGGATCTAGGGCCTATCGTAAATATATTGCAGAATCGGACACGGAATTCGTTTCGAGATTCAGAAAAGCCGGATTCTTATTCCTGGGCACGACTAATGTTCCGGAATTCGCTTTGATGGGAATTACCGAGCCGAAGCTTCACGGGCCAACGAGAAATCCTTGGGACCTGGAGCGCACTCCCGGCGGCTCCAGCGGTGGATCGGCTGCCGCCGTCGCATCCGGAATGGTTTCTATTGCTACGGGTTCGGACGGCGGAGGTTCGATTCGAATTCCAGCCGCCTATTGCGGGTTATTCGGATTAAAACCGAGTAGAGGTCGAGTACCGGTTTATCCGTTAGGAAGAATTTGGCAAGGCGCTTCTGTAGATCATGTACTGACCAAATCCGTACGTGATAGCGCCGCAATTTTGGATTTAGTCTGCGGGATTACTCACGCGGAAGCTTTCTCATTAGAAAAACCTAAATCTCCCTTTCTTTCCGAAACTAGAAAAGCTCCCGGAAAATTAAGAATCGCTTATTCATTTCAATCTCCGATCGGCACAGGAGTGAACGCCGATCATTCGGAAGCGGTTTTAGAGACTGCCAAGCTATTAAAATCCTTAGGCCATAAAGTGGAAGAATCCGCTCCGAATATCGACGGCAAAAAATTGGCAAAGGCCTATGTCATGATGTATTTCGGAGAGGTTGCTGCAGAAATTCAAAAATTAGAAACGATTCTCGGGCGAAAGGCCAGGATGGGAGACGTCGAATCGACGACATGGATCCTTGGTTTATTGGGTCGCTCGATCGGGGCCGGCGAATTCGTCTCAGCGATACGCTACTGGGATCAGGCGGCTTTTCGAACCGAGGAATTCCATCGGGAGTACGACGTTTATCTTACCCCAGCGACTGCGGAACCGCCGGCAAAAATCGGCGAGTTAGCTCCGAAATTCTACGAAGAGATTGCCATGCAAATCATCGGCCGCGCCGGTTTAGGAAAACTTTTATTGGCTACGGGTATGGTCGATCAAATTGTGGGAAAAAATCTATCTCGCACTCCGTTTACTCAACTCGCCAATTTAACGGGACAGCCATCGATGTCGGTGCCCTTGTCTCGAACAAGATTTGGTCTGCCGATCGGAATGATGTTTACTGGGGCTCGAGGTCGCGAAGATATCTTGATCAGGCTCGCCTCGCAATTGGAAAAAGCAAAACCTTGGGCCAGTATCGCAAAAGCATAA
- a CDS encoding class I SAM-dependent methyltransferase produces MNQTCYLCESQKNETVFIENSIAIVRCLHCDHVFSTYEQDEHYEGYWGEEETSYDLNWWDLAHREIYQDFIEKFLSSPKGNILDVGCGLGFFIKMVNNNRPGWEAVGYEISNQAIKFAKEKNGLKNVHSGIVQTSNLPKEKFDIITLWDVIEHIPRPHALITYLFTLLKPGGFLFIQTPNFPVQLFKAKLKVLISGMRPDCHYLEAKDHINDYSEKTLSMLSKQCGFSSVEFTILKPIASVSGNSAKLGVILKKLFYFSTLLIWKLTFKRINVNLTLFAQFHKEQKRTSPPVAKSASLNSIS; encoded by the coding sequence TTGAACCAGACTTGTTACCTGTGTGAAAGTCAAAAGAATGAAACTGTTTTTATCGAAAACAGTATCGCTATAGTTCGTTGTTTGCATTGCGATCACGTATTTTCCACGTACGAGCAAGACGAACATTATGAAGGATACTGGGGTGAAGAGGAAACTTCCTATGATTTAAACTGGTGGGACCTTGCGCATAGGGAAATTTACCAGGACTTCATCGAAAAATTTCTATCTTCGCCTAAGGGAAACATCCTGGATGTCGGTTGTGGGTTAGGTTTCTTTATTAAAATGGTCAACAATAATCGACCTGGTTGGGAGGCTGTCGGTTACGAGATCTCAAACCAAGCAATAAAGTTCGCGAAGGAAAAAAACGGGTTAAAAAACGTTCATTCCGGTATCGTACAAACGAGCAATCTTCCTAAAGAAAAGTTCGATATTATCACGTTATGGGACGTAATCGAACACATCCCGAGGCCTCACGCCTTAATTACGTATCTGTTCACATTATTAAAACCGGGAGGATTTCTATTTATCCAAACCCCCAACTTTCCGGTTCAGTTATTTAAAGCAAAGTTGAAAGTTTTGATCAGCGGCATGAGGCCCGACTGTCATTATCTTGAAGCTAAAGATCACATAAATGATTATTCCGAAAAAACTTTATCCATGCTATCAAAGCAGTGCGGATTTTCCTCGGTAGAATTTACGATCCTAAAACCGATCGCCTCCGTTTCCGGCAACAGCGCTAAATTGGGTGTTATTTTGAAAAAGTTATTCTATTTTAGTACTTTATTAATTTGGAAACTAACGTTCAAGCGGATCAACGTAAATCTTACTCTTTTTGCACAATTTCACAAAGAACAGAAGCGCACGTCTCCACCTGTCGCAAAATCGGCCAGCCTAAATTCAATTAGCTAA
- the ileS gene encoding isoleucine--tRNA ligase has product MKEEEKKNPYSNTVILPQTDFPMKAGLATREPEQIKEWENGHLFRRMREKRKNNPQFVLHDGPPYANGNFHTGHSLNKILKDMIVKSKALSGFNADMIPGWDCHGLPIEVQVLKNLGKKAKEIGPEELRKLCRDYAEEFVVKQGQDLSRFLCFWEKDHIYKTMSPDFEAKIVEIFGALFDAGYIYRGKKPVYWCIELATAHAEAEIEYHPHRSPSIYVKFPVKGKDKSYSLIWTTTPWTLPANLAISFNPRFSYSFYKTPDGESLLLADGLKEAVEKATGVPLEKSGAVTNQDLESMVFQHPFLDRDSIPLFGEHVTLDAGTGAVHTAPGHGQDDYKVGLAAGLEPYSPVDDYGRYTDEFPMMKGVKVWDANPKIVDLLKEKGLLLHYSEFEHSYPHSWRSKKPLIFRATPQWFFQIDYKGLREKSLEAIDKVQWIPNWGISRIRSMVETRPDWCLSRQRNWGVPIPAFTCNECGETHLDSASVRFFTEIVRRKGIEIWYTEPADVLLPTGTKCGKCGSSSFRKGKDILDVWFDSGVSNFAVLSERGSEPPADLYLEGSDQHRGWFQSSLWPSMALRGIPPYKSVLTHGYVLDEQGRAMSKSLGNGIDPTKDIINVYGADILRLWVSSQDFRDDVRVGKEGLKTIADNYRKIRNTFRYLLGNLAGHTTEQNLAIDELEEVDRYYLSRLAHLTEELKAYYESYQFHQVYQKLLLFCTVTLSQDYFEMIRDRMYCDRRESKTRLSSSTVLQIILDTLCIYSAPVLSFTAEEVWKENNKKDSVFLEDFPDLSKVRDPKLETDFERTLAAREIVHKTLEVARQAGKLGKSLEGAVELTGNGSKELKTRFSNAALELIFTVSQVRFDKTEREILAEHSNEEFAVRIVKPNESECPRCWRHPAEERKGELCLRCSEAVSI; this is encoded by the coding sequence ATGAAAGAAGAAGAGAAAAAAAATCCGTATTCAAATACAGTCATACTTCCGCAAACCGACTTTCCGATGAAGGCCGGCTTAGCGACCCGCGAACCGGAACAAATCAAAGAATGGGAAAACGGACATCTTTTCCGAAGAATGCGGGAGAAGAGGAAGAATAATCCTCAATTCGTCCTGCATGACGGCCCGCCTTACGCAAACGGAAATTTCCACACGGGTCATTCGCTTAATAAAATCCTAAAGGATATGATCGTCAAATCCAAGGCTCTTTCCGGATTTAATGCCGATATGATTCCGGGTTGGGACTGTCATGGATTGCCGATAGAGGTTCAAGTCCTTAAAAATCTTGGAAAGAAAGCCAAGGAAATCGGCCCCGAAGAACTCCGAAAACTTTGTCGCGACTATGCGGAAGAATTCGTGGTCAAGCAAGGACAGGACCTTTCTCGCTTTTTATGTTTTTGGGAAAAAGATCATATTTATAAAACGATGAGTCCGGACTTCGAAGCGAAAATCGTGGAGATCTTCGGCGCACTTTTCGACGCAGGTTATATATATCGCGGAAAAAAACCGGTCTATTGGTGTATCGAATTAGCGACCGCGCACGCGGAAGCGGAAATCGAATATCACCCGCATAGATCCCCGTCGATCTATGTGAAATTTCCGGTGAAAGGAAAGGACAAAAGTTATTCCTTAATTTGGACAACCACTCCGTGGACCTTACCCGCCAACTTGGCGATTAGTTTTAATCCTAGATTCTCATATTCATTCTATAAAACTCCGGATGGAGAATCCCTTTTACTTGCGGACGGACTGAAAGAGGCGGTTGAGAAAGCCACTGGAGTTCCGTTGGAGAAGTCGGGCGCGGTTACAAATCAAGATCTTGAATCGATGGTATTTCAACATCCGTTTTTGGATCGAGATTCCATCCCTTTGTTCGGGGAACACGTTACTCTCGATGCGGGAACCGGAGCGGTGCATACCGCACCCGGACACGGACAAGACGATTATAAAGTCGGATTAGCGGCGGGATTGGAGCCTTATTCTCCCGTGGATGATTACGGTAGGTATACCGACGAATTCCCGATGATGAAAGGCGTCAAAGTTTGGGATGCAAATCCCAAAATCGTGGACCTCTTAAAAGAAAAAGGTTTATTGCTTCATTATTCCGAATTCGAACATAGCTATCCTCATAGTTGGAGAAGCAAGAAACCTCTCATTTTCAGAGCGACTCCACAATGGTTCTTTCAAATCGATTACAAAGGCCTACGAGAAAAGTCGCTGGAAGCGATTGATAAAGTCCAATGGATTCCTAACTGGGGGATCAGCCGCATTCGCTCGATGGTTGAAACACGGCCGGATTGGTGTCTGTCCCGCCAAAGAAACTGGGGGGTGCCTATCCCCGCTTTTACCTGCAATGAATGCGGGGAAACTCATTTGGATTCCGCTTCCGTACGTTTCTTCACCGAGATCGTAAGACGGAAAGGAATAGAGATTTGGTATACCGAACCCGCAGACGTTTTGCTTCCCACCGGTACAAAATGCGGGAAATGCGGTTCGTCTTCCTTTAGAAAAGGAAAGGACATCTTGGACGTTTGGTTCGATTCAGGCGTGTCTAACTTTGCTGTATTAAGCGAACGTGGTTCCGAGCCCCCTGCCGACCTATATTTGGAAGGGTCGGACCAGCACAGAGGCTGGTTTCAATCCAGCTTATGGCCGTCTATGGCTCTAAGAGGTATACCTCCGTACAAATCCGTACTTACGCACGGCTATGTTCTGGACGAGCAAGGACGAGCCATGTCCAAATCCTTGGGCAACGGAATCGATCCGACCAAGGATATTATCAACGTATATGGTGCGGATATTTTAAGACTCTGGGTCAGTTCTCAGGATTTTCGAGACGATGTTCGGGTCGGCAAAGAAGGCCTCAAAACGATCGCGGATAATTATCGGAAAATTCGAAATACGTTCCGCTATCTGTTGGGAAATTTGGCCGGGCATACGACCGAGCAAAATTTAGCGATCGATGAATTGGAAGAAGTGGATCGTTACTACTTATCCAGATTGGCGCATCTAACCGAAGAGCTTAAGGCTTATTACGAAAGCTACCAATTCCATCAAGTCTATCAAAAACTTCTTCTCTTCTGTACGGTGACGCTGTCCCAAGATTATTTCGAAATGATAAGAGACAGAATGTATTGCGATCGACGGGAATCGAAGACAAGACTCTCCTCTTCTACGGTTTTGCAAATTATATTGGATACTCTTTGTATTTATTCTGCTCCGGTTCTAAGCTTTACTGCCGAAGAAGTATGGAAGGAAAACAATAAGAAAGACTCGGTCTTCTTGGAAGATTTTCCCGATTTGTCGAAAGTTCGAGATCCGAAATTGGAAACGGACTTTGAAAGAACCTTGGCCGCCCGTGAAATCGTCCATAAAACCCTCGAAGTCGCGAGACAAGCAGGAAAGTTAGGAAAGTCGCTGGAAGGCGCAGTCGAATTAACCGGGAACGGAAGTAAGGAACTCAAGACTCGTTTTTCCAACGCTGCGTTGGAACTCATTTTTACCGTGTCTCAAGTCCGCTTTGACAAAACGGAGCGAGAGATACTTGCCGAACATTCCAATGAAGAATTTGCGGTCAGAATCGTAAAACCGAACGAAAGCGAATGTCCTCGCTGCTGGAGACACCCTGCGGAAGAACGGAAGGGAGAACTTTGCCTACGCTGCTCGGAAGCGGTCTCGATCTAA
- a CDS encoding leucine-rich repeat domain-containing protein — translation MNPTIRSLVVPTLFGLLLFGNSCKKSADDILSTASQTPLKVEKLDLGLQRLGTLPPVLFTFPNLKWLDIRLNRLETLSENLCDLERLEYLNIYGNDLKRLPASFAKLEKLRVLFAGNNDFERIPPELKGLPLEAIYIDQNKLTLNEQDIDILGNLQRLEILDLSKNRAIVSFPKNLDSLANHPKLRVLILKDSGLRTADVNAARKLLPKIRIEF, via the coding sequence ATGAATCCAACGATTCGATCGCTCGTCGTCCCGACTTTATTCGGACTTCTACTCTTCGGAAATTCCTGTAAAAAATCCGCCGACGATATTCTTTCCACCGCCTCTCAAACTCCTTTGAAGGTCGAAAAATTGGATTTAGGATTGCAGAGGTTAGGCACGCTCCCTCCGGTATTATTTACGTTTCCGAATCTTAAATGGTTGGATATTCGGCTGAACCGACTCGAAACACTCTCCGAAAATCTATGCGACTTGGAACGATTGGAATATCTGAATATCTACGGAAACGACCTAAAACGGCTTCCCGCTTCCTTTGCCAAGCTCGAAAAACTGCGCGTCCTCTTTGCGGGAAATAACGACTTCGAAAGAATTCCGCCGGAATTAAAAGGGCTTCCACTCGAAGCAATCTATATCGATCAGAACAAATTGACTTTAAACGAACAAGATATAGATATATTAGGAAATTTGCAACGACTGGAAATTTTGGATTTATCCAAAAACAGGGCCATAGTTTCTTTTCCCAAGAATCTAGATTCGCTCGCAAACCATCCGAAGCTACGAGTTCTTATCCTGAAAGATTCAGGACTCAGAACCGCCGACGTAAATGCTGCGCGTAAATTACTTCCGAAGATCCGTATAGAATTTTAA
- a CDS encoding flavin reductase family protein translates to MSLSHDDFKNALSHFSSGVTVITYSDTTRTGGLTVSSFTSLSLDPPLILFNLQKNISSHDPLLASGKFTVNILSAEQEKLSNQFASGKIDKHDLIQTLACSLGHNGVPYLDGTLSRLECDLEKQIDGGDHTIVVGRVLFAASDDSKRPLLYYRRAYYNI, encoded by the coding sequence ATGTCCCTAAGCCATGATGATTTTAAGAATGCCCTTTCTCATTTTTCCTCCGGTGTGACCGTGATTACGTATTCGGACACGACGAGAACGGGTGGACTTACCGTAAGCAGCTTCACCTCTTTATCGTTGGACCCTCCGTTAATCTTATTCAATTTGCAGAAGAATATCTCCAGTCATGATCCATTATTGGCATCGGGAAAATTTACGGTTAACATTCTTTCTGCAGAACAGGAGAAGCTTTCCAACCAATTCGCATCTGGAAAAATCGATAAGCATGATTTGATCCAAACTTTGGCATGCAGTCTTGGCCATAACGGAGTCCCCTACTTGGATGGAACCCTATCCCGGTTGGAATGTGATTTGGAAAAGCAGATAGACGGGGGAGATCATACTATCGTGGTCGGCCGGGTTCTCTTTGCCGCTTCGGACGATTCAAAGCGACCCCTTCTCTATTATCGCAGGGCTTACTATAACATCTAA
- a CDS encoding STAS domain-containing protein, with translation MILKSLNRDNHLVLSVQEDILMDNSRDFYVEFEESVLNGYPQIISFHLGLVKFIDSSGIGIIIKVRNQIRDKNGIVNIFGLNKSLHSVFRLSGLDRIVNLYTMEEFLEKYPNFSEFLRGD, from the coding sequence ATGATTCTCAAAAGTCTCAACCGAGACAATCATCTCGTCCTGTCGGTCCAGGAGGATATCCTGATGGATAATTCCCGTGACTTTTACGTCGAGTTTGAAGAAAGCGTCCTGAACGGATACCCCCAGATTATTAGTTTTCACCTGGGGTTGGTCAAATTTATAGACTCGTCAGGGATTGGAATTATTATTAAAGTCCGCAACCAAATCCGGGATAAAAATGGTATTGTAAACATCTTCGGCTTAAATAAGTCCCTTCATTCCGTTTTTCGGCTTTCCGGGCTGGATCGCATCGTAAACCTTTACACTATGGAAGAATTCCTGGAAAAATATCCGAACTTTTCGGAATTTCTGCGAGGAGACTGA
- the purL gene encoding phosphoribosylformylglycinamidine synthase subunit PurL, with product MEKEAVSLEDALDHGLTAEEFAKIQEILGRIPNSTELGVFSAMWSEHCSYKNSILQLKTLPTKSDKLLAQAGEENAGAMDIGDGLAVVFKIESHNHPTAVEPYQGAATGVGGIMRDIFTMGARPIVSLNSLRFGNPDESRNKYLLSRAVKGIGDYGNSLGIAVSGGELFIDECFSKNPLVNAMTVGIVRHDQMASATTGGKVGNAVFIVGSTTGRDGIHGASFASKDLTKESESKRSAVQVGDPFMEKLLMEASLEAIQKGLLVGIQDMGAAGISCATSEMSAKGKTGMRIDLDSVPFRETGMNAYEAMLSESQERMLVIPIKGKEEELISIFKKWNLNAVQIGEVTDNGFLEVHKDGKLKVKIPAESLVLGGGAPRYVRETKRPAYLDQVSAWTPNSLPDLKEAGEIDSIFLKLLGGWNLSSRRPIIEQYDTEVGLVKLIGPGYDGGLSAIPDTDRALATATDCNSRYTYLDPYHGAIFAVCEAARNVAVTGADPLGVTNNLNFANPYIPENYYIFSECVRGMGDACRFLGLPITGGNVSFYNESPEGPIFPTPTIGMVGILDNKKLGIRNYPRKAGIRLAVIGKFRPSLGGSEFQKIQWRTVQGRIPELDLSQEKSLLDLIVSLGKDSKVVSAHDLSLGGVAIALAKTAIFSGLGVKANLQELRQDRVDLTLFGETASCILIGFEMKNEMPIQEMTLSKGLDFLSVGETVSEAKLRIADFKVEIPVSELSNRYERGLVEVFK from the coding sequence ATGGAAAAAGAAGCCGTTTCTCTCGAAGACGCCTTAGACCACGGACTTACGGCGGAAGAATTCGCTAAGATCCAAGAAATATTGGGAAGAATTCCCAACTCGACCGAACTCGGAGTTTTCTCCGCAATGTGGTCGGAACATTGCTCTTATAAGAATTCCATCCTGCAATTAAAGACGCTTCCGACAAAATCGGATAAACTCCTGGCACAAGCCGGAGAAGAGAACGCCGGAGCCATGGATATCGGAGACGGACTCGCAGTCGTTTTCAAGATAGAAAGCCATAATCATCCCACCGCAGTCGAACCCTATCAGGGTGCGGCCACCGGAGTGGGCGGGATCATGAGAGATATTTTTACCATGGGAGCTCGGCCCATCGTCTCTTTGAATTCGCTCCGCTTCGGTAATCCGGATGAATCTCGCAATAAATATCTTCTATCTCGGGCGGTAAAGGGAATCGGCGACTACGGAAATTCTCTGGGAATTGCCGTATCGGGCGGAGAGCTTTTTATCGATGAGTGTTTTTCCAAAAATCCGCTCGTGAACGCTATGACAGTCGGAATCGTACGCCATGATCAGATGGCAAGCGCAACTACCGGCGGCAAAGTCGGGAACGCCGTTTTTATCGTCGGTTCGACTACCGGCAGGGACGGAATTCACGGGGCTTCTTTCGCCTCTAAGGATCTTACCAAGGAATCCGAGTCGAAACGGTCCGCAGTTCAAGTAGGCGATCCGTTTATGGAAAAACTCTTGATGGAAGCGTCTCTCGAAGCAATTCAAAAAGGGTTACTGGTAGGAATTCAAGATATGGGCGCGGCAGGAATTTCCTGTGCAACGTCAGAAATGAGCGCGAAGGGAAAAACCGGAATGCGGATCGATTTGGATTCGGTTCCTTTTCGCGAAACGGGAATGAACGCGTACGAGGCAATGCTTTCCGAAAGCCAAGAGAGAATGCTCGTCATCCCGATTAAAGGTAAGGAAGAAGAACTCATTTCTATATTCAAAAAATGGAATTTAAATGCGGTTCAAATCGGAGAAGTCACGGACAACGGATTTCTAGAAGTTCATAAAGACGGAAAACTGAAAGTAAAGATTCCCGCCGAATCCCTGGTACTGGGCGGGGGAGCTCCTCGCTACGTCCGAGAAACGAAACGCCCGGCGTATTTGGATCAAGTGTCCGCCTGGACCCCGAATTCTTTACCCGACTTGAAGGAAGCGGGAGAAATCGATTCTATCTTCTTAAAGCTCCTGGGAGGCTGGAATCTCTCTTCTAGAAGACCGATCATCGAGCAATATGATACCGAAGTAGGTTTGGTAAAGCTTATCGGCCCCGGATACGACGGAGGACTCTCGGCGATTCCCGATACGGACCGGGCGCTGGCAACCGCAACCGATTGCAACTCCAGATATACGTATCTCGATCCATATCACGGAGCGATATTCGCAGTCTGCGAGGCGGCGCGTAACGTCGCTGTAACCGGCGCCGATCCTCTCGGAGTGACCAATAATCTTAACTTTGCCAATCCATATATTCCGGAAAATTACTATATATTTTCCGAATGTGTCCGTGGAATGGGAGATGCTTGTCGCTTCCTCGGGCTTCCGATTACCGGAGGAAACGTCTCCTTTTATAATGAATCCCCCGAGGGGCCCATTTTTCCGACTCCTACGATCGGAATGGTGGGAATCTTGGACAACAAGAAACTCGGAATACGGAATTATCCCCGAAAGGCCGGGATTAGGCTGGCTGTCATCGGAAAATTTCGACCTTCCCTCGGCGGAAGCGAATTCCAAAAAATCCAATGGCGGACCGTTCAAGGGCGGATCCCGGAATTGGATCTTTCTCAGGAAAAATCGCTTCTGGATTTGATCGTTTCCTTAGGAAAAGATTCGAAAGTGGTTTCGGCCCACGATTTATCCTTAGGAGGAGTCGCTATCGCTTTGGCCAAGACCGCAATCTTTTCCGGCTTAGGTGTTAAAGCGAATCTGCAGGAACTCCGGCAGGATCGCGTAGATTTGACTTTGTTCGGAGAGACCGCTTCCTGCATTTTAATCGGGTTCGAAATGAAAAATGAAATGCCCATTCAAGAGATGACTTTGAGCAAGGGACTCGATTTTTTGTCCGTGGGAGAAACGGTGTCCGAAGCTAAATTGAGAATCGCAGATTTTAAAGTAGAAATCCCCGTTTCGGAACTTTCAAACCGGTACGAACGCGGATTAGTTGAGGTGTTCAAATGA
- a CDS encoding DUF485 domain-containing protein → MKVKPHQLIESPEFKKLVRTRWTVSFILLSILFINYYGFILTIAFKKEWLTERLGQFANYGLMAGALVIIVSWLLTIVYVYWANTSYDKDTEHLKSKLEKGSEI, encoded by the coding sequence ATGAAAGTCAAACCGCATCAACTCATCGAATCTCCCGAGTTCAAAAAATTAGTCAGAACACGCTGGACCGTCAGCTTTATCCTACTTTCCATTCTTTTTATAAATTATTACGGCTTCATTTTAACGATTGCATTCAAGAAAGAATGGCTGACTGAACGCCTCGGGCAGTTTGCTAATTACGGATTGATGGCAGGCGCCTTAGTCATAATCGTTTCCTGGCTTTTAACGATCGTTTATGTTTATTGGGCAAATACTTCCTACGATAAAGATACGGAGCATCTAAAAAGCAAATTAGAAAAAGGAAGTGAGATCTAA
- a CDS encoding LA_1326/LA_4305 family lipoprotein — protein sequence MKRPFFSDSMQQTFFSKSLPSFPILMRFFIACIVFGISSCYPYSNRESVFRSEGIALFKIDPKDLPGFYKITKTNSLDHPIQLDQNKVKDYLGNLRYSKRTTIGYFSDFVFSDHELDVLARDLPFALKALPKDKLLLLITKYDDTQSVISYDELTTCILWATDARLNVVFGRIKREIVDKDQTLLFDRWTRIEEIPLEQSTDGTEIVEGENFDFGLAGGVPQRKWVSFDLKNPTKYKFLPRKQYGPVKLTDENDRP from the coding sequence ATGAAACGACCCTTTTTTTCCGACTCGATGCAACAGACGTTTTTTTCAAAAAGCCTCCCTTCGTTCCCAATCCTAATGCGTTTCTTTATCGCCTGCATAGTTTTTGGCATTTCAAGCTGTTACCCGTACTCCAATCGGGAGAGCGTGTTCCGTTCCGAAGGAATCGCCCTTTTTAAAATCGACCCGAAAGATTTACCCGGTTTCTACAAAATAACGAAAACGAATTCACTAGACCATCCGATCCAGTTGGATCAAAATAAAGTAAAAGACTACCTGGGAAATCTTAGATACTCCAAGCGAACTACTATCGGATATTTTTCCGATTTCGTTTTTTCCGATCACGAGTTGGATGTTTTAGCGAGAGATTTGCCTTTCGCCCTAAAGGCTCTTCCGAAAGATAAGCTGCTGCTGCTCATCACGAAGTATGACGATACCCAATCGGTCATCTCCTATGATGAGTTGACTACCTGTATCCTTTGGGCGACGGACGCCAGACTGAACGTCGTTTTCGGCAGAATTAAACGTGAGATCGTGGATAAGGATCAAACTCTCTTGTTCGATCGCTGGACTCGAATCGAAGAGATTCCGTTGGAACAATCGACTGACGGAACCGAAATCGTGGAAGGGGAGAATTTCGACTTCGGTCTCGCGGGGGGAGTTCCTCAGCGTAAATGGGTCTCTTTCGATCTAAAGAATCCCACCAAGTATAAATTTTTACCTAGAAAGCAATACGGCCCGGTTAAACTGACTGACGAAAACGATCGCCCTTGA